Genomic window (Sebastes umbrosus isolate fSebUmb1 chromosome 21, fSebUmb1.pri, whole genome shotgun sequence):
TCTGTGAAACTGAAAAAATCATTAATCATTCTTCATTTAATATCAATTTGACTTTCAGAAAAGGAAACGAAAACACAGTGAACTCAACCAGGGGGAAGTTGATTCCCAGGCCTTCCATGAGAAGGTAGGTTGGATCTCATTCTCTAACTTCAAGTCTTTTGGAAAGAGATTTGTGtcagagtagaagtataaagtaggatagaaatggaaatattcaagtaaaataCCTCAAAACTTGATTATATGTACTTAGtttctttccaccactggtgagTTTTATATCATGCATTTCCAGTACAGTCTCTGCCAGCACAAATCtcctataataatgtataataatgatataatgtgTGCCAATGCAGATCAGGTCTGTCGTCCTGGAGGGAACCAAGTCCTTGGTGGATTCTGCCCGATCCCTGGGATATCTAAACGGcctgacagacacagagaaagagccTCTTCCCTCTCAGGAGTGCAGCCTCGCCGCTCTTTGTGAAATGGCTAAAGAGCTTCCTCTAGTGGACGAcgaggagcaggaggagtgtGTGCAGCCACTTGTTGCTGAAGACGGCTGTACGTCACACGTGGACTTGTTCTCTCGGGTGACAGAGACCCGGGCGGCTTCAGTGGTCACACTGATGGGAGAGGAATATGTAATACCACCACACACCGCCTTCCTGCTCTCTGATTTCACAAGAATACAACCCCTTGTTCGGTGTGAGTACAATGATGGGAACtggaaaatgtgtaaatattggTCAGGCCATCTGGAACAGATTTGACATATATCTTACAATTGCACGATTGTGGTAACttctttttaatgaaaataaaaagctgcaaaatcgtggagagaaaaaaaggatcaTTGTGGTTTAAATGAATGTAAATAACTCCAGCATGACTCAGTGTGTTTCACATGAGAGATCATACTAGTGGTCTCCCAGCCTGACACTGTTTACGACTAAAGCTGCTTGTTTCTCACACAGATGGAAGAAGGTTTGAGTTAATAGTTATGGATCCACCGTGGGAAAACAAGTCTGTGAAAAGGAGCCGCAGGTAATTTGGTCTTTTCGAGTGTATAAAGCAGAATGAAGATAAAATAAGACTTTATTAGTGTTCAGGAGCGACAAATTCAACAGCTATAGAGGTCAAAATACCCagtgttttacaaaaacaaagaaaagtctACAGCCATGTTAGCAGCCCCGTGAGAGGCTGTTAAGGTTGAGAGATCACCAAacttattacaattcatcctgaggggaacatgaatgtctgaaccaaatttcatggctagaaattatagaaaaatgtaaaaaaaaatgaatgatctGAAATTAATTATCTGGTGATCCCTCAGATTTATCATGAGAAGCATTGGGGGCCCCATACCACTGCCTTAGGCCATACATGTAAAGGATGTAAACATGTGCAAACAGTATATGTGCAAAAAGTCTAATAGTTCAATAAtgcatttataataataataataataataataataatataatgcaaGTCCAAGTCTGGAGCAATACCAAAAATGGCAGTCAAAGGATTTGGCTCGATTTGGCGTGGTGAAATAGTTTGAAGGACTGATGTTCAAAATATAACTGGAGGTGCACGTAGAGAAGAGTATAGTGGTTGAATTtacacaaaataacatttttaatctattttctCCATGAAGGTACAGTTCTTTGCCCTCATCGCAGCTGAAACAGCTCCAGATACCCCTACTGGCATCCCCGAACTGTTTAGTGGTCACCTGGGTCACAAACCGGCCCAGCCACCTGCGGTTTGTCCGTGACGAGCTGTATCCTCACTGGGGTGTAGAAGTTATAGCCGAATGGTTCTGGGTCAAGGTACAGAAACTTTGAATAGCTCTCAATCATGAACATCTGACCTATTGCTGTGATTCCAGATGTTTTAAGGGTTTACTCTTTCCCTCCAGGTGACCACATCTGGACAGTTTGTGTTTCCACTGGACTCACATCACAAGAAGCCGTATGAAGTGCTGGTGCTGGGCCGATATCGCTCCTCTGCAGATAACACCACGAGGTGGGAATTACTTCTCTGTGTTCATACTGTTTATGCTCtaacaattaaatataataaacttCTTTAACCACTTTCAGCTCtccagagaggtcagaggttcCTGTGGAGGATCAGCGTTTGATCGTCAGCGTCCCGTCAGCTCTCCACTCCCAGAAGCCCTCACTCTCAGGTAAATAGTTTCATTTCTTTGTTAATGAAAGCTAAACTTACTTGTAATATTCAAGTACTGTATTGTTATGTTTTACTATGCCACCAGAGGGCAATGCTGCAACGTCAGATTGTTATCTTGCTATCGGGCTTCAATGATAAGCCCTAAATCCTACCACAGTCTGCTATAACATACGCAAAAGCAAAGTCTGAGTCACTTATTTAGCTTTGCATGGTTGAAATTTAAAATGCACCATTTTATTCCATGTTAGAGGACAGTTACTACATGCAAAATTATGactacagtgtgtttttaaatgagtAATGGACACACTAAAGTAAtacattattgattttttacattatataaGTAAAAATATCCCACTTTTTGAATGTATAACTTGCTTTTCCACCACAGAAAGTTGCTATTTTCTCTAGAGAATTATGTTGGAGGAGAGAAAACCGCTCAAACACAACATGCTTGCACATATGACAGGTTTGATTTGTCAGAGTTTAGACTACTGCTGCTCAGATTTAATCAAATATGTCCCATCTGCACAAGACTTGACTTCCAACATGGACTCTGCTACTGTTAGAATGAATGTAAAACCTTGACAATGAATATGCATGGGGCTATGAACAAGAGAGGCTTGACGTCACGTCCCTCCCTCTCAGGGGAGCGCGATTTATTGTGCAGTATGGACACAGCCAGCGTTTGCCGCCTGGCGCCCCTTTTCAGAAGCACAGAAAAGCCTCCACCTCATGGAAGCGGCTGGATATTGTTAAAATACACAGATTTAGATCATAACAATGCCATTGTGGAGCTGTGATACACTAGAGATTAAGTAGATTAGGATACAGATTGTGTTCATGACCAAGCTACTCAGAACTGGTTTGCTTATTTCAGTTACTTTATTTGCTgttgtggagtttttttttcacgTTTATTTAGATATACATATCTGCACAAGACGTAGAGACTAAATTGCACTGAtaattaaagacaaaaatatagaaaaaatggCTTTGCAttctaaataaatgtgtgtactGTACTACTAAATGACCAGAATGAGCAGCATCTGTGTTGCgtgtgttttaacgccatttCGAGGTGAGAGGCAGTGGGTGTGGCTCATTTCTCTGAGTGTAATAATTGTAAATTGCAGCGTATCATGAAATATTAGAAGGGCTTGACCCAACTCTTTCAGAGCTGCCAATAAAAGCAgaacagtttatttatttaactattttacAAGATAATTTAACACCTCGGGGCTTGaaggatttttcttttgttcactCCTGCAATAGATTACGCAACCGCTAGAAATCTCAAATACGTCCCAAGACCTTTGGCTTTAATCACCCCGAGCTTTCTTACTCTCATCTCGAGCTATCATCCCCGTAATTCTGCTGCACTCCGTCGAGCATGTCAGGTTTGCTGGGCAGCCTCGGCGGTGTGAAGCCACAACCCTCTCCAGTCGGCAGCGTTGAGAAACCCTGACCCACTTCTCCGCCCCTCTCAGATGGGGCTCCTATCACTGACATTTCTGGTTGCTATGGAGAGATAAGGGACACCATTACGGATACAACACATCCTTGCCAGATGGTcaagctgcagaaaaaaaaaagtgtttgcaCTTCTGTGAATGACAAGACGTGTGGTTTTATATTAATTAGGGCTCCCCCACAACTTTAGACGTTATGAAAAATGAAGTCCCTTCTCAACTCGGTATTATAAATAGTGGTTAAATGGCTCTTGCTAATATTCCTAATGCCAATTGTGTGGTATGCATTACTGTTGACTGGGGAATGGATCTGTGATGGTGATCTATGCACAATTGGCAGCTACAATACTTAGTTTTCTTTGTCAAAACTGTCTGTTTcgaaataataaaatcaaaaaatgtttaGCTTTACATCAAGCTATTTATGGTTAGAGATGtaccgaataccatttttttccttcccgatatgattccgatacctgaacttgcggtatcggctgataccaaGTACTGATCTGATACAAGCGTGATAAAACAgtacagtgaaggctactgttttggagcggcgttaaacaagttgatggggccaaaaacaagaaaaaagtgtGCTGAAAATCAAAGTAATTAATTATATTGATTGAAAGGACTGAGACTTAAAAGAACCACAATTAAAATCTATGGCATCTTCTGCTACATTCAACCACGGTAGAAGTGGCAGAAGTTTCATGCGTTGTCCCATTTCAGAGTTCCGATGATAATTAGACCTTTTATTCTCTGTTCAACTTTGAGAGCTGAGTCACCGGTTGAGGTTGAATTAGTGGGAGAGCTGCATGTTTGGCCTTTCCTCTCTGtgactctgtctctctgacgtgcagaggaagagaaaacgGGAGGCAGGACACCACATTGTGCAGGTTTGGGGATCAGGCTTCTGGGCTCATTAACTCCCCGAGTATTGGCCGAGGCGGGTGTCAGGGTGGTTTCGAGCATGCACAAGAGCAGACAGAGTAGCGCCGGGGCAGAGGAAGTGAAACGTATCTGTCAGGTGTGCTGCTCCTGGAATATCATTTCTTATAGACTCAAGGTCACTGTCAGTCTTCAGATGTGTGCTGTGGTGTGAAGGAGATGGGCAGTTGCCAGTGCTGTCCTCTACCTATTACAGAGTAACAAGCAAAGTGCCCTCATAAGAAATGGATGCAGCGCTGTAATCTTACAACCTGCATTTTTCATCTCAGGGCGACTGCGTCAGCAATGTTCAAACCTTTTCGATTCATTTGGAGCGAATAAATGATTTGCTGATGTGTTTTCGGGCCGGGTATCAATCAGGCCTTatcaacattaagcatgtgtttactgcaaccaaaAAGTGACGTGGAGGGGtatgacaaagcatcagtatgtgactcgttgggatgag
Coding sequences:
- the mettl4 gene encoding N(6)-adenine-specific methyltransferase METTL4, with translation MSVVVQNKQGSVLDARSLIDQGYSRCIRLRDSKHVRCCFKRQCFQVLSSHYSVSSSAAVEAGNKDVLQKTDKPPKKRKRKHSELNQGEVDSQAFHEKIRSVVLEGTKSLVDSARSLGYLNGLTDTEKEPLPSQECSLAALCEMAKELPLVDDEEQEECVQPLVAEDGCTSHVDLFSRVTETRAASVVTLMGEEYVIPPHTAFLLSDFTRIQPLVRYGRRFELIVMDPPWENKSVKRSRRYSSLPSSQLKQLQIPLLASPNCLVVTWVTNRPSHLRFVRDELYPHWGVEVIAEWFWVKVTTSGQFVFPLDSHHKKPYEVLVLGRYRSSADNTTSSPERSEVPVEDQRLIVSVPSALHSQKPSLSEVLKPYIGAEAECLELFARSLQPGWTSWGNEVLKFQHTSYFTVTPTDDVADVPKDEAADDCSDEPTVTESSPPRHCPATVD